From the genome of Arvicola amphibius chromosome 9, mArvAmp1.2, whole genome shotgun sequence:
CAGGTAGAGCTCCAGGCCCATGGTGGAGGCTGTAGGAGCAACCGCTGGCAAACCTCGGAAACTGACCTTGAGGGAACTGCCCCTGGGGAGACAGAGCTGGAACCAGCTACAACGGTAAACAGGAACTGCTGCGTCCAATCCCTCCGGGCGTCTTATCCCATACCCGAGCCAGAACTCAGCCTTTCCTCCCATTGGATGCTCATGAGAACTTTGGGCCAATCAGAAGCGGGCTGCGGATTAGTTCTGCATCCACCAACCTAACTGTGTACCTGGGTGCTCCTCCTCGTACCTCCGTGCTTAGGTCGAATGAGGAGCAGAGCATACTACTAATGGGGAAAGGGACGCGAAGGGCATTTCCATCGCTGAATTTAGGGGAAAAAGTGTTCATTTTCTCTCCGTTCACTCAGGGAGAGGGCTGAGAGAGGAGTGGCTTCAGAGATCATTGATGCGGAAAAGGGGAAAGTCTAACGCCTTCCTCCTTCTGGTCCCCGGGCCCACGAATCAGGATGGGGGTGATGTTTGGCCAAGTGTGCAAAGGCTAGGTCCACACCCTGTGAGGAAATGACCTGGCCGTCCCCATTATTATTTAATTCCAGCTAATCCTCTTCTAGAGGCTAGGGGGAGGGAGGATTGCAGATGTGCCTGGGATTGGATAAAACTTCTCCACCCAGTGCAAAAAGCGTTCAATAGCACTCACGGGCACCTAAGGCCTATATGACTACATCGTTTCGCAAGAGAAACTCCCCAGTCTCTCAAATGACAATTTTGGAAAACGTGTCTTGGCAAGACAATAGGTCGCTGGAAAAGCTGAGAACAGCTTTATCTTCCTGGTCCTAAATGTTTCCTGTTAAAGGGAGACCTATTCCCCCCAAAGTGTCTTCTTGTCACAGTGGAAGCTAGGCTGAGGGGGAGGGGCCCCTTCTCCATTTTCCCATTGCTTTCTTTTGGGGCTTACTAGCTCaccacaagttgcttttgtctaccctcccacccccacccccactatcCAGCCTCTCACAGCTCCTTCCCGGCTGCCTTCTaatccactcccccacccccaacagctAGACTGATCCCAGAATGCAATCCGAGCCCCACATTCCTGCTTCCAGTTTGTACCCGAGAGTTTGAGCATGACCTTTGACCAGGAGAGCTGCTGTGGGCTTTTTCTCCTCCTGATCAATTCTGTAGGTCAGGAAAGGCTGATCTATGAAGGGCGATGTCCAAGAGCTGGCTTGGCCAAGTGATGGGTTTGCATGCCTGCAGCTAAGGTACCTGCTGATGGCATTCTCCAAGAGCCAGAAGTCCGAAGGGCATTTGTGATTTAGCTTGTTctgtctgttgttgttttgttttgttgttgagatACAGTCTCACGCTGTATCCCAGGCTGGAATGGATCctcaatgtgtagcccaggctggccttgaactctcagtgaTTCTCTCGCTTCATccttccgagtgctggattaCACGCATGAGTTACCATGCCTATCAGCGGTTTCATTCTCCACAGCcacgggtgggggtggggggaggatcCACAAAGCCTGGGAAACGGAGTTGTCTTTGGGAAAGATGACTGGATCCAAATAGAGGAAGAGGTCAAATAAACAACACAGAGACGCTAAGGCTCAACTTGAGGCTAGGTTTATTATCCAAACTCAAAAAGTTAAAGCTAGCAATTTAGTCGTGGTCGTGTGTGGCTATCGTGGAAAGAGGGTGAAGATGGAGCCTGGCCTAAGAACCGTTGTGCTGTGAGGCTTTGTGAACTGCCACGGGTGGTGCAGGGAGGAGGGTCTGCCCTCAGTGGATCATGGTCAGCACCCTAGGCATCAGCTTCTGCTTTATGACGAGGCTGGCAGGTGGCGAGTCCTTAGCCTTCAGGATGACCTCATTGGCCTCACGGAAGAGCTCCTTTCCCACCACTGCCTCAACTCGATGGTACCACGCAGCCAGCTTGGGATGCCCTTCAAAGACGGGGCAGCCGCCACCTATAGGCTTTAACAAGAAGGGAACAGAACGGGGGTGGGTGAGCTTGTGGCTAAGTTTGGGTTGCTCACTTGACATACACAGAAAAGAGAGCACCCAACCGAGGAACTGTCTCCGTCAGATTGGCTTCTAGGAATGCCCgcatggcatcttcttgactgCTGACTGGTGTGAGAGGGCCTAGCCCACAGCGGATGGTGTCACCCCTGGGAAGATGGGCTTGGGCCGAGTGTGACCCTGGGAGCAAGCCAAGTTGCTTCTGTGGtctctctgtttcagttcctgccttgaagctccttccttcctcctaccctggtttcccttgatgatggactataacctataaactgaaataaattttcTCTTCCCCAAGTAGTGTTGATGGGGGCGGAGGGGGCATGTTATTtctcacaggaacagaaaagcaaaccagaatGAAAACCGGTGACAGAAGCGGAGCGTTGCTGTGATGGGTCCTGACCACGTTGATTTTAGCGGGAGGGTTGTGGAAGCGTTTGGAACTTGGGGCCAGAAAAGTCATCGAATAGTCAGAGGTGAATGGGTTCTTCTACGGCAGTTTGGAGAAACAAATGTTGAAAGAAATGCGGATGATGGAGacccacagttaagagactggatttttgttggttgtttgtttgtttgcttgcttgctttttgagaaagtttctctctgtgtcaccctggctgtcctggaacttgctctgtagaccaggctggccttgaactcagaggcctgcctctgcctcccgtgtgctggaattaaaggcatgtgccactaccacctggtggcgagattttggatttttaaagagaacGTGTACTTTTTAAACCATCGGGCATTTCAAAAGACTATGGGACATTTAAAATTGTCCGGTGCTTTGTGATCCTAGATCTTGGGgacaaagaaatggaagatgaCAGAAGTGGAGTGTTCATGTGTCAGGCAGACAAGGAGAACACTGCACTGGTTAATGTTTTCCCCACTTGACACAAATGTAGATATTACCAAGGAAGGGCAAATTTCCACTGAGCGAtggtctccatcagattggcctgtggggatGTCTGTGGGGGTgctttcttgattgctaattgaggTAGAAGGGCTCAGTACACAGTGCATGGTGCCATGCCTGGGTGGTGGGCCTGAGCTGTGTAGttatataagaaaggtagctgagcaaacCACTCACTGGGcacaagccggtaagcagcatcccttcatgatttctgcttccagctcctgccttgagtatctgccttggcttccctccatgCTGCAGTGTAACcagtaagccaaatgaaccctttcctcccaaagtggTTTTTGGGTTAGCGTTTGACACGGCAACCGAGGAGCAAACTAGAACAGCCAAGGACACACATGAATCTGGAAGGAGTCTCCGGAGACATAGGAACAGATCTCTAACTAGTGAGGGTTAGCAAAACCGGGACTTCTGTAACTAGCCAGCACTCGCTGTACCTTACAGGGCCGCTCCTTTTAGAGCACTCACATGCATTAGCTCTGTGATGGCGACCAAGTCAGCCAGGGAGATGTGGGGCCCAACAAGGAAGGCCTTGTCCTGGAGGAACTTGTCCTCAAGCACCCGTAGGTTCACATCCAATTCCGCCAGTGTGGCTGCCAGCATCTCAGATGGAACCTGCTCACCCAGGAAAACAGGGAACATCACCTGGTGGGTAGATAGGCAAAATAAGGAATTGGCACCAGCTGAGCCTTGGGAGCAGGAAGTCAAGTCTCCCAAGTCGGGAGCTGCCTTTTGGGCCTGTGCCCCTTCCTTTGGGACTGTTCAGACCTGCAGGGAAAGGTCGCCCAAGTGATTCTTTTGTTTAGAAATAAATAGTCCTGTTTCCACACCTCTGGGCCTCAGAAAGAATCATTCTTTATGAGTGACTGCAATGGagacctgaaaaataaataaaacgaatTATTTTTGAGGAAAGAAGATAGGTTAAGAACCATGGTCATGTGCCACACATGGTTGAGAATAAGTGGTTATTTTGTCTTACAAATATCACATGTTCTCACAACAGGAATAATGTGGGTCAGTCACTCGGACAGCCTCTTCATACAACCAAGGGGCAAGGTAAACACAAGATCATACGGAAGCACAAAAGACCCTAACTGAAGCAATCCCAACCAGAAGAGCAATACTGAAGTATCACAGTGCCCGGCCTCAAACTAacctacagagctacagtaacaaAAACAGCACAACACTGATACAAAAACAGCCATATATGCCAATACATGCCAGTGCAATAAAACAGAGGACCCAGAAACAAACCCACACGGCTACAGTCTCCTAATTCCTAATGAAAGGTTAAAAACATAGGTAGGATAAAAGCAGATATCTATTTGTAAAAGGATGGAACTAGATCCATATCTTTTACCCTGTACAAGAATAAATTCAACATGGATCAAAGACATTGGCATAATGAAGAGTCAAAGCGTAAGAATAGAAATgtagaataagaatatagaaataaagaaatataaagtttgccgg
Proteins encoded in this window:
- the LOC119823006 gene encoding glutathione S-transferase theta-1 isoform X3, yielding MVLELYLDLLSEPCRAIYIFAKKNGIPFQMHTVDLRKGEHLSDAFAQVNPMKKVPAMKDNDFTLSESVAILLYLTHKYKVPDHWYPQDLQARARVDEYLAWQHTTLRRSCLRALWHKVMFPVFLGEQVPSEMLAATLAELDVNLRVLEDKFLQDKAFLVGPHISLADLVAITELMHPIGGGCPVFEGHPKLAAWYHRVEAVVGKELFREANEVILKAKDSPPASLVIKQKLMPRVLTMIH